From one Mytilus galloprovincialis chromosome 13, xbMytGall1.hap1.1, whole genome shotgun sequence genomic stretch:
- the LOC143056127 gene encoding uncharacterized protein LOC143056127: protein MSEIINQCEICFLGGELKTSIKYCLDCRQPLCEGCYQQHGKFRLLNEHKVLTIEEYSKFLPEIRSFRKTCSDHEDETFEFLCVDHNCCICFLCLKDKHKLCKDVHKVKSLNAEEQMELFFSKLNSNKKEAERLMNSYQSNISDLRKETQSAKSHIQSIINNVQSYLCRFRSTIERQLADETLKLKQKIKYCEEVVAKIPKRKEVLQKFMKYGDSYQVFGKLCALETEQKIDKRQIQDMESKFHKVKFRFNIVPPILEQIVRLTVS from the coding sequence ATGAGCGAGATAATCAACCAGTGTGAAATTTGCTTTCTTGGTGGAGAATTGAAAACATCAATAAAGTACTGTCTAGATTGCAGACAGCCACTATGTGAAGGATGTTATCAACAGCATGGGAAGTTTCGCTTATTGAACGAACATAAAGTTCTTACAATTGAAGAATATTCAAAGTTCCTGCCAGAAATTCGCAGTTTTAGGAAGACATGCTCTGATCATGAAGACGAAACATTCGAGTTTCTATGTGTTGATCACAACTGTTGTATCTGTTTTCTATGCTTGAAAGATAAGCACAAACTTTGCAAAGACGTTCATAAAGTAAAGTCGTTAAATGCAGAGGAACAAATGGAATTGTTCTTTTCGAAGTTGAATTCAAACAAGAAAGAGGCAGAGAGGCTTATGAATTCATATCAGTCGAATATATCAGACCTAAGAAAAGAAACACAATCAGCTAAATCTCATATTCAGTCCATTATAAACAATGTACAATCTTATTTGTGCAGATTCCGTTCAACAATAGAAAGACAACTTGCAGATGAAACTCTTAAATTGaaacagaaaattaaatattGTGAAGAAGTAGTAGCCAAAATACCAAAAAGAAAAGAAGTGCTTCAAAAATTCATGAAGTATGGCGATTCTTACCAGGTATTTGGAAAACTATGTGCTTTGGAAACTGAACAGAAAATAGACAAAAGACAGATACAAGATATGGAAAGCAAATTCCACAAAGTAAAATTTCGATTTAACATAGTACCACCTATTCTTGAGCAAATTGTTCGTCTTACTGTTTCTTAG